In Humulus lupulus chromosome 7, drHumLupu1.1, whole genome shotgun sequence, the following are encoded in one genomic region:
- the LOC133789540 gene encoding subtilisin-like protease SBT4.4 — protein sequence MGALQDKFYSPTGHHQSILQSVLEGSSVSNSLVRSYKRSFNGFAAKLNERERLKLVSMDGIVSVFPNKIYKTQTTRSWDFMGLSETIKRNPTVESDTIIGVIDTGIWPESESFSDEGFGPPPKKWKGACNGGENFTCNNKVIGARYYNNSFFIQDINSSRDDVGHGSHTASTAGGNIVRDASFYGIAKGSARGGVPSARIAAYKVCNANGCAGEAIMAAFDDAIADGVDIITLSLGLGAPFALDHDVIAICAFHAMEKGILTAHSAGNSGPTLGSVSSVAPWVMTVAASSTDRQILDKLVLGNGATIIGHSVNSFTLNGTTFPLGYGKDVKNASGFCSDMLAEICDFECLDSDLVKGKIVVCDFTIGSASGSSEALRAGALGTILPVTMNDVSFVVPLPVSHLIQEDYNSVLSYLNSTKDPQATILKSEDVKDSRAPRVASFSSRGPNLITPDIVKPDISAPGVDILAAYSYEVSPSDNTNDKRRVKYNIISGTSMACPHVAGAAAYVKTFHPHWSPSAIKSSLMTTAWLMNHTKTSNGEFDYGSGHINPTQAINPGLVFETKQEDYITFLCNSGYDEKKVRLISGDNSTICPKVKGSTLDLNYPSMSAKVAPNQPFKIEFNRRVKNVGHANSTYKPQIFSPSPSLIDIKVDPEELSFKSLNEEQVFGVLVSGSGLSSNSTVSASVVWSDGTHYVRSPIVLHNIVVG from the exons ATGGGGGCACTTCAAGATAAGTTCTACTCACCAACGGGTCATCATCAAAGTATACTACAAAGTGTTCTTGAGggcag TTCTGTTTCGAATTCATTAGTGCGAAGTTACAAGAGGAGTTTCAATGGATTTGCAGCAAAACTTAATGAAAGAGAGAGACTGAAGCTTGTCA GTATGGATGGAATTGTCTCTGTCTTCCcaaataaaatatacaaaactCAAACAACAAGATCTTGGGATTTCATGGGCCTAAGTGAGACAATAAAGCGAAATCCCACTGTGGAGAGTGACACTATAATTGGCGTTATTGACACTGGAATTTGGCCTGAATCAGAGAGCTTTAGTGATGAAGGCTTTGGTCCTCCTCCTAAGAAATGGAAGGGTGCTTGCAATGGAGGAGAAAATTTCACCTGCAATAA TAAGGTTATTGGAGCTCGGTACTACAATAATTCATTCTTTATACAAGATATAAATTCTTCAAGGGACGATGTGGGTCATGGAAGTCATACAGCATCAACAGCCGGTGGGAACATTGTAAGGGATGCAAGCTTTTATGGCATAGCAAAAGGCAGCGCAAGGGGAGGAGTTCCTTCAGCTAGGATTGCTGCATATAAAGTGTGCAACGCTAATGGGTGTGCTGGAGAAGCTATCATGGCTGCTTTTGATGACGCTATTGCTGATGGTGTTGACATTATTACCTTATCTCTTGGACTAGGCGCTCCTTTTGCCTTAGACCATGATGTCATAGCCATTTGCGCTTTCCATGCGATGGAGAAAGGGATATTGACTGCGCACTCAGCAGGAAACAGTGGCCCTACCCTTGGATCTGTGTCAAGTGTAGCACCATGGGTGATGACAGTAGCTGCAAGTTCCACTGATAGACAAATCTTAGACAAGCTGGTTCTTGGCAATGGGGCCACCATAATT GGGCATTCAGTAAACTCTTTTACATTGAACGGAACAACATTTCCTCTAGGATATGGAAAAGATGTAAaaaatgcttcaggtttctgctcAGATATGCTGGCGGA GATTTGTGACTTTGAGTGTCTAGACAGTGATTTAGTGAAGGGAAAGATCGTAGTCTGTGATTTTACAATTGGAAGtgcaagtggaagcagtgaagCCTTGAGAGCTGGTGCACTTGGTACAATTTTACCTGTTACGATGAATGATGTTTCATTTGTTGTCCCACTCCCTGTATCACACTTGATCCAGGAAGACTATAATTCTGTCCTCTCCTACCTAAATTCTACAAA AGATCCTCAAGCAACAATATTGAAAAGTGAAGATGTGAAAGATTCTAGAGCTCCTAGAGTTGCATCATTTTCTTCACGTGGGCCAAATTTGATTACACCGGATATTGTGAAG CCGGATATAAGTGCTCCTGGTGTAGATATATTGGCAGCATATTCATATGAAGTCTCACCTTCAGATAACACTAATGACAAGAGGCGTGTAAAGTACAACATCATATCTGGAACCTCCATGGCTTGCCCCCACGTTGCTGGAGCAGCTGCCTATGTCAAAACATTTCACCCTCACTGGTCTCCTTCTGCCATTAAATCTTCTCTTATGACTACAG CTTGGTTAATGAACCACACCAAAACTTCCAATGGAGAATTTGACTATGGTTCTGGGCATATCAACCCTACACAAGCTATAAATCCTGGCCTTGTGTTTGAAACCAAACAAGAGGACTACATAACTTTTCTCTGCAACAGTGGCTATGATGAGAAGAAAGTTAGGCTTATATCAGGAGATAATAGCACTATTTGCCCCAAAGTCAAAGGATCAACATTGGATCTCAATTACCCTTCTATGAGTGCTAAAGTTGCACCAAACCAACCATTTAAGATTGAGTTTAACAGGAGAGTTAAGAATGTTGGTCATGCAAACTCCACTTATAAACCTCAAATCTTCTCACCATCACCATCTCTAATCGATATCAAAGTAGATCCTGAAGAGCTTTCTTTTAAGTCACTGAATGAGGAACAGGTGTTTGGTGTGCTTGTAAGTGGAAGTGGTTTATCAAGCAATTCTACAGTGTCGGCATCAGTGGTGTGGTCTGATGGCACTCATTATGTTAGGAGTCCAATTGTCTTGCATAACATAGTTGTGGGTTAA